Proteins encoded by one window of Marixanthomonas sp. SCSIO 43207:
- the pckA gene encoding phosphoenolpyruvate carboxykinase (ATP), with product MVDKHQTKRKISLDNYGIKNATVNYQLSSEELHNATLKNNQGKEASSGALAVNTGEFTGRSPKDRFIVKDEVTEDKIWWGAINIPFEASKFDALYDKVTDYLSEKEVYVRDSYACADDNYRLNIRVINEYPWSNMFAHNMFLRPTEDELESFDPEWLIVNAPGFMANPEEDGTRQHNFAILNFSKKIALIGGTGYTGEIKKGIFSALNFILPVYKNTLPMHCSANVGENGETAIFFGLSGTGKTTLSADPDRKLIGDDEHGWTAENTVFNFEGGCYAKVIDLSPKKEPDIFKAIKPGAILENVVMDSEGNVDFADTSVTQNTRVSYPIYHIDNIQQPSIGKNPKNIFFLTADAFGVLPPISKLTPGQAAYHFISGYTAKVAGTEAGIDEPLPSFSACFGAPFMPLHPTKYAEMLSAKMKDAGVNVWLVNTGWTGGPYGTGRRMKLKYTRAMITAALNNDLKDVAYEQHPIFGLSMPTECPNVPDDVLNPRETWEDKAAYDTKAESLAKSFKTNFEKFESYANEEILSGAPIKG from the coding sequence ATGGTCGATAAACACCAAACTAAAAGAAAAATCTCATTGGATAATTATGGGATTAAGAACGCAACAGTTAATTATCAACTCTCTTCAGAAGAACTTCATAACGCAACATTAAAAAACAATCAAGGTAAAGAAGCATCAAGTGGTGCACTTGCAGTTAATACCGGCGAGTTTACCGGTAGGTCACCTAAGGATCGTTTTATTGTAAAAGATGAAGTAACCGAGGATAAAATATGGTGGGGAGCTATTAACATCCCTTTTGAAGCTTCAAAATTTGATGCGCTTTATGATAAGGTAACAGATTACCTTTCTGAAAAAGAAGTGTATGTAAGAGATAGCTACGCCTGTGCAGATGATAATTATAGACTTAATATACGAGTGATAAACGAGTATCCTTGGTCAAATATGTTTGCACATAACATGTTTTTACGCCCTACAGAAGATGAGCTTGAGTCTTTTGATCCAGAATGGCTTATAGTAAATGCTCCTGGTTTTATGGCAAATCCTGAAGAAGATGGAACTCGCCAACATAACTTTGCTATTTTGAATTTCAGTAAAAAAATTGCTTTAATTGGCGGTACCGGTTATACAGGAGAAATAAAGAAAGGAATCTTTTCTGCCTTAAACTTTATCCTACCTGTTTATAAAAACACGTTGCCTATGCACTGTTCGGCCAATGTAGGTGAAAACGGCGAAACAGCAATTTTCTTTGGTCTTTCAGGGACTGGAAAAACAACGCTTTCTGCAGATCCAGACAGAAAATTAATTGGAGATGATGAACATGGTTGGACTGCTGAAAATACAGTATTCAATTTTGAAGGCGGATGTTATGCAAAAGTGATTGATCTTTCACCAAAAAAAGAGCCAGACATTTTTAAAGCAATTAAACCGGGTGCTATCCTAGAGAATGTAGTTATGGATAGTGAAGGTAATGTTGACTTTGCAGATACATCTGTAACTCAAAACACGCGTGTAAGTTACCCTATTTATCATATTGATAATATACAACAACCATCAATTGGTAAAAACCCAAAAAATATATTTTTCCTTACGGCAGATGCCTTTGGTGTTTTGCCTCCTATATCAAAATTAACCCCTGGTCAAGCCGCATATCATTTTATTAGCGGTTACACTGCAAAAGTAGCCGGTACAGAAGCTGGTATTGACGAGCCGCTTCCAAGTTTTTCTGCTTGTTTTGGGGCTCCATTTATGCCGTTGCACCCAACAAAATATGCTGAAATGCTAAGTGCAAAGATGAAAGATGCCGGTGTAAATGTTTGGTTAGTAAATACAGGATGGACAGGTGGTCCTTACGGTACAGGAAGACGCATGAAGTTGAAATATACCAGAGCTATGATTACTGCTGCACTTAATAATGATTTAAAAGACGTAGCATATGAGCAACATCCAATATTTGGATTAAGCATGCCAACTGAATGTCCTAATGTCCCAGACGATGTATTAAACCCTAGAGAAACCTGGGAAGATAAGGCAGCATATGACACAAAAGCTGAATCTTTAGCAAAATCTTTTAAAACTAACTTTGAAAAATTTGAGTCTTACGCAAATGAAGAAATTCTTTCAGGAGCACCTATTAAAGGCTAG
- a CDS encoding saccharopine dehydrogenase family protein, producing the protein MSKLRKNLPMRNILIIGAGRSATSLIKYLLDKSETEKLALTIGDLSLENAQKLAGDHPNATAIKLDIFNEEERRKTVKEADLVISMLPARFHIEVAKDCLEFDKHMVTASYVSDEMQALNSDVEKKELVFMNEIGLDPGIDHMSAMQVIDRIRDNGGKMLLFESFTGGLVAPESDDNLWHYKFTWNPRNVVIAGQGGAAEFIQEGTYKYIPYHRLFRRTEFLNIEGHGRFEGLANRNSLKYRSVYGLEDVLTLYRGTIRRVGFSKAWNMFVQLGMTDDGYTIPDSENLSYRDFVNLFLPYSPTDSVELKLRHNLKIDQDDLMWGKLEELDIFNPNKKIGIKNATPAQALQKILEDKWTLQPEDKDMIIMYHKFGYELNGEKKQIDSHMVLTGEDQTHTAMAKTVGLPVAMAAIKILNKEITTPGVQRPISKEVYEPILEELTKHGITFKENFTEYLGYNPDNVQGY; encoded by the coding sequence ATTTCAAAATTACGAAAAAACCTACCGATGCGAAACATTTTAATTATCGGCGCCGGCCGATCTGCAACGAGTTTAATTAAATATTTATTAGATAAATCTGAAACTGAAAAACTAGCGCTTACCATAGGAGATCTTTCTTTGGAAAATGCTCAAAAACTAGCGGGTGATCACCCAAACGCAACCGCTATAAAATTGGATATTTTTAACGAAGAAGAACGAAGAAAAACTGTAAAAGAAGCAGATTTGGTTATCTCTATGCTGCCTGCCCGTTTTCATATTGAAGTAGCAAAAGATTGCCTAGAGTTTGATAAACATATGGTAACAGCATCCTACGTAAGTGATGAGATGCAGGCATTAAATAGCGATGTAGAAAAAAAGGAGTTGGTTTTCATGAACGAAATTGGGCTCGATCCCGGGATTGACCACATGAGTGCCATGCAAGTAATTGACCGCATTCGTGATAACGGTGGAAAAATGTTATTGTTTGAATCATTTACCGGCGGATTAGTAGCTCCAGAAAGTGATGACAACCTTTGGCATTATAAGTTTACGTGGAACCCAAGAAATGTAGTGATTGCCGGACAAGGTGGTGCTGCCGAATTTATACAAGAAGGCACCTATAAATACATTCCTTATCACCGTTTGTTTAGAAGAACAGAATTTTTAAATATAGAAGGTCACGGTCGTTTTGAAGGCCTTGCTAATCGTAATTCACTCAAATATAGAAGCGTTTATGGACTGGAAGACGTACTAACACTGTACCGCGGAACCATTAGACGTGTTGGTTTCAGTAAAGCCTGGAATATGTTTGTGCAATTAGGAATGACAGATGACGGTTATACCATTCCAGATTCAGAAAATCTATCCTACCGCGATTTTGTAAATTTATTTTTACCGTATTCACCAACAGATTCTGTAGAGTTAAAACTAAGACACAACCTAAAAATTGATCAAGATGATTTAATGTGGGGAAAACTGGAAGAACTTGACATTTTTAACCCAAATAAGAAAATAGGAATTAAAAATGCAACACCGGCACAAGCGCTTCAGAAAATACTAGAAGACAAATGGACACTACAACCTGAAGATAAAGACATGATTATTATGTATCACAAGTTTGGGTATGAACTAAATGGCGAAAAGAAACAAATTGATAGTCATATGGTATTAACAGGCGAAGACCAAACACATACTGCTATGGCCAAAACCGTTGGACTTCCAGTAGCCATGGCTGCTATTAAAATTTTGAACAAAGAAATCACCACGCCAGGTGTACAGCGACCTATTAGTAAAGAAGTGTACGAACCTATTCTAGAAGAATTAACAAAACACGGTATTACTTTCAAAGAAAACTTTACTGAATATTTAGGATACAATCCCGACAATGTTCAAGGTTATTAA
- a CDS encoding leucine--tRNA ligase, which produces MSKYNFNNIEKKWQQYWAQNKTFQAENNSEKPKYYVLDMFPYPSGAGLHVGHPLGYIASDIYARYKRHKGFNVLHPQGYDSFGLPAEQYAIQTGQHPKKTTKENIARYREQLDRIGFSFDWSREVRTSNPEYYKWTQWIFMQLFNSWYDCDADKAKPISELENIFTSEGNSNINAACDSDVTLFSSEEWNAFSSEKQQKILLQYRLTYLAETEVNWCPQLGTVLANDEIVNGVSERGGYPVVRKKMKQWSMRITAYAQRLLDGLNDIDWPQPLKDSQTNWIGRSEGASVTFNVKDYDEVIEVFTTRPDTIFGVSFMTLAPEHELVSKITTEAQKAEVEAYIEATAKRSERERMADVKTISGVFTGAYAEHPFSGESIPIWIGDYVLAGYGTGAVMSVPCGDQRDYDFARHFDIPIPNIFEGIDISEGAFTDKDKTVIANSDFLNGLQYKAATNKVIEALEQKDAGKGKINYKLRDAVFSRQRYWGEPFPVYYKNGLPQLIDEKYLPLTLPEVSAYLPTEDGEPPLGRADVWAWDTHKNEVVANDNVDNETVFPLELNTMPGWAGSSCYMFRYMDPHNEEALTSQEAMDYWQNVDLYVGGSEHATGHLLYSRFWVKFLYDRGVLTVEEPFKKLINQGMILGESAFVSRFSKKVSFAERDKISESIPKSGSDAKSWFNSIKNSIEKIIEFDKPILLSQSYSLDFKNIEWLKPYLKEDDYKYLNKEKYVAYYSVDNVPAHVDDVNISNELDLEAFKDFRPEFKDAEFITEEDGTFKVSREVEKMSKSKYNVVNPDDICNDYGADTLRMYEMFLGPIEQAKPWNTAGITGVHNFLKKLWKLYHTGAEGGFKVTEEAASKDSLKTLHKTIKKVGEDIENFSFNTSVSTFMIAVNELTSQKCTSREVLEPLAILISPYAPHISEELWSLLGHSESIATAPFPIFDEKHLVESSKEYPISFNGKMRFTLELPLDMSKDEIESAVMAHEKTAHYLDGRTPKKVIVVPGKIVNIVG; this is translated from the coding sequence ATGAGCAAATACAATTTTAATAACATTGAAAAAAAGTGGCAACAGTATTGGGCCCAAAATAAAACCTTTCAAGCTGAAAATAACAGCGAAAAACCAAAATATTATGTGCTAGATATGTTTCCGTATCCTTCTGGAGCCGGATTGCACGTGGGTCACCCTTTAGGATATATTGCTAGTGATATTTATGCACGCTACAAGCGTCACAAAGGTTTTAATGTTCTACATCCGCAGGGGTATGATAGCTTTGGTCTACCGGCAGAACAATATGCCATTCAAACCGGGCAACACCCCAAAAAGACAACCAAAGAAAATATTGCTCGCTACCGTGAACAACTTGATAGAATAGGATTTTCATTTGATTGGAGCCGTGAAGTAAGAACTTCAAATCCTGAATATTACAAATGGACGCAATGGATTTTCATGCAACTTTTTAATAGTTGGTATGATTGTGATGCAGATAAAGCAAAGCCTATTTCAGAATTAGAAAATATTTTTACTTCTGAAGGAAATTCAAACATTAATGCTGCTTGTGATAGTGATGTAACACTTTTTTCTTCAGAAGAGTGGAATGCATTTTCTTCAGAAAAACAGCAAAAAATTTTATTACAATATAGATTAACCTATCTAGCCGAAACTGAAGTAAACTGGTGTCCGCAACTTGGAACGGTGTTAGCCAATGATGAAATTGTCAATGGCGTTTCTGAGCGTGGTGGTTATCCGGTAGTTCGGAAAAAAATGAAACAATGGAGTATGCGCATCACCGCGTATGCACAACGCTTGTTAGATGGATTGAATGACATCGATTGGCCACAGCCACTTAAAGACTCGCAAACCAATTGGATTGGTAGAAGTGAAGGAGCTAGTGTTACGTTTAATGTAAAAGATTACGATGAGGTTATAGAAGTTTTCACCACACGTCCCGACACTATTTTTGGTGTAAGTTTTATGACGTTGGCGCCAGAGCATGAGTTGGTGTCAAAAATCACAACCGAAGCTCAAAAAGCCGAAGTAGAAGCCTACATTGAAGCGACTGCCAAACGTAGCGAACGTGAACGTATGGCCGACGTAAAAACCATCTCAGGTGTGTTTACCGGAGCCTATGCCGAGCATCCGTTTAGCGGAGAATCAATCCCTATTTGGATTGGTGATTACGTTTTAGCCGGTTACGGAACCGGTGCTGTGATGAGCGTGCCTTGTGGTGATCAACGCGATTATGATTTTGCTAGGCATTTTGATATTCCTATCCCAAATATTTTTGAAGGTATTGATATTTCAGAAGGAGCTTTTACAGATAAAGATAAGACTGTTATTGCCAACAGTGATTTCTTAAACGGTTTACAATACAAAGCCGCGACCAATAAAGTTATTGAAGCGCTTGAGCAAAAAGATGCCGGAAAAGGAAAAATAAATTACAAGTTACGTGATGCGGTTTTTAGCCGTCAGCGCTATTGGGGTGAACCATTCCCGGTGTACTATAAAAACGGATTGCCACAATTGATAGACGAAAAATACTTACCATTGACCTTACCCGAGGTTTCCGCTTATTTACCTACCGAAGACGGCGAACCACCATTGGGCCGTGCCGATGTTTGGGCGTGGGATACACATAAAAATGAAGTAGTTGCCAATGATAATGTGGATAATGAAACCGTTTTTCCGTTAGAATTAAACACCATGCCGGGTTGGGCAGGGAGTAGTTGTTATATGTTCCGGTATATGGACCCGCATAATGAAGAGGCTTTGACTAGCCAAGAGGCGATGGATTATTGGCAGAATGTAGATTTATATGTTGGCGGAAGCGAACACGCCACTGGTCACTTATTATACAGTCGTTTTTGGGTGAAATTTTTATACGATCGCGGCGTTTTAACGGTAGAAGAACCGTTTAAAAAGCTCATCAACCAAGGGATGATTTTGGGGGAGAGTGCTTTTGTTTCGAGGTTTTCGAAAAAAGTATCATTTGCTGAAAGAGATAAAATTTCAGAATCTATTCCTAAATCTGGATCAGATGCGAAAAGTTGGTTTAATAGTATAAAAAATTCTATTGAAAAAATTATTGAGTTTGATAAACCCATTTTGCTAAGTCAATCTTATTCTCTTGATTTCAAAAATATTGAATGGTTAAAACCTTATCTAAAGGAGGATGACTATAAGTATTTAAATAAAGAAAAATATGTTGCATATTATTCTGTAGATAATGTCCCTGCTCACGTAGATGATGTTAACATTTCGAACGAACTAGACTTAGAGGCTTTCAAAGATTTTAGACCAGAATTTAAAGATGCTGAGTTTATTACCGAAGAAGACGGAACGTTTAAAGTCTCTCGCGAGGTCGAAAAAATGTCCAAATCTAAATACAACGTAGTCAATCCTGATGATATTTGTAATGATTACGGTGCTGATACCTTACGGATGTACGAAATGTTTTTAGGTCCAATAGAGCAAGCCAAGCCGTGGAATACTGCCGGAATCACCGGTGTACACAATTTTCTTAAAAAACTTTGGAAATTGTATCACACAGGAGCCGAAGGTGGTTTTAAAGTTACCGAAGAGGCTGCTTCAAAAGACAGTTTAAAAACGCTTCATAAAACCATCAAAAAAGTAGGGGAAGACATAGAAAACTTCAGTTTTAACACTTCGGTTTCTACATTTATGATTGCAGTAAATGAATTAACGAGCCAAAAGTGCACAAGTAGAGAGGTTTTAGAGCCTTTAGCGATATTGATTTCTCCGTATGCACCGCATATTTCAGAAGAACTGTGGAGCTTGTTAGGGCATTCAGAAAGTATTGCAACTGCGCCATTTCCAATTTTTGATGAAAAACATTTGGTAGAAAGTAGTAAAGAATATCCTATTTCGTTCAACGGAAAAATGCGCTTTACACTAGAGCTGCCATTAGATATGAGTAAAGACGAAATAGAATCTGCCGTAATGGCACACGAGAAAACTGCCCATTATCTGGATGGGCGTACACCTAAAAAGGTGATTGTGGTGCCAGGTAAAATTGTAAATATTGTTGGCTAA
- a CDS encoding ABC transporter permease: MASSFEKYQKRRLISSYFSVVISISLVLFLLGLLGLLVLNTKKVADHFKEQIALTVYMKDTAKEVEITQLKQTLALAEYTKSAEYISKEQAAEEHSAAIGENFMDFLGYNPLQNSIDVYLLADYVSPSQLEEITDELMTKDFIDEVVYDKPLIALLNDNVKKISFWVLVVSGIFLFIAVLLINSSIRLSVYAKRFTIKTMQMVGATKRFIRRPFIWKSVRLGMIGAVLALIGMGLVLYYLNKSFPELQLLEDRVLLIGLFVGVFLIGVFISWLSTFFATQRFLNLRTDELYY; this comes from the coding sequence ATGGCTTCATCTTTTGAAAAATATCAAAAACGCAGGTTGATTTCATCTTACTTTTCAGTAGTTATAAGCATTTCGCTTGTGTTATTTTTACTGGGGTTATTAGGGTTATTGGTGCTTAACACCAAAAAAGTAGCAGACCACTTTAAGGAGCAGATTGCATTGACGGTCTACATGAAAGATACGGCAAAAGAAGTTGAAATTACCCAGTTAAAACAAACATTGGCCTTAGCCGAATACACAAAAAGTGCAGAATATATAAGCAAAGAGCAAGCAGCCGAAGAACACAGCGCTGCCATAGGAGAAAATTTTATGGACTTTTTAGGCTATAACCCGCTGCAAAACAGCATTGATGTGTATTTATTGGCAGATTATGTTTCACCTTCACAACTGGAAGAAATTACAGATGAGTTAATGACAAAAGATTTTATTGACGAAGTGGTATATGATAAACCGCTTATTGCGTTATTAAATGATAACGTAAAAAAAATTAGTTTTTGGGTATTGGTGGTAAGCGGTATTTTCCTATTTATTGCTGTATTGCTTATTAACAGCTCCATCAGACTTTCTGTCTATGCAAAACGATTTACTATTAAAACTATGCAAATGGTAGGTGCTACCAAGCGTTTTATAAGACGCCCTTTTATTTGGAAAAGTGTTCGTCTGGGAATGATTGGCGCCGTATTAGCTTTAATAGGCATGGGCTTGGTTTTATATTACCTCAACAAAAGTTTTCCGGAACTACAGCTTCTTGAAGACAGAGTCTTATTAATCGGGTTATTTGTAGGAGTTTTTTTAATAGGCGTTTTTATTAGTTGGCTAAGTACCTTTTTTGCCACACAACGATTCTTAAACTTACGCACAGATGAATTATATTATTAA
- a CDS encoding undecaprenyl-diphosphate phosphatase — protein MNSWDAILLGIIQGFTEFLPVSSSGHLELGKAILGDTMVAEESLLFTVVLHFATALSTIVVFRKDIVDIIRALMKFQWNEETQFVFKIGVSMVPAVLIGLLFEEQLESFFGGSVAFVGAMLIVTAILLWLADKAKNTGKPVSFKDSLIIGVSQAIAMLPGISRSGATISTSVLLGNDKSKAARFSFLMVVPLIFGKIAKDILSGDLSAESTNLSTLGLGFISAFICGLIACTWMISLVKKSKLRYFSVYCIIVGLIAISVSFI, from the coding sequence ATGAACAGTTGGGACGCCATTCTCTTGGGTATTATCCAAGGGTTTACTGAGTTTTTACCTGTTTCTTCTAGTGGTCACCTTGAACTAGGTAAAGCCATTCTAGGAGATACCATGGTTGCTGAAGAAAGCCTTTTATTTACCGTAGTGCTTCACTTTGCTACAGCACTAAGTACTATTGTTGTTTTCAGAAAAGATATTGTTGACATTATTAGAGCTTTGATGAAGTTTCAATGGAATGAAGAAACACAGTTTGTTTTTAAAATTGGAGTTTCTATGGTTCCTGCAGTACTTATTGGGTTACTTTTTGAAGAGCAACTAGAATCTTTTTTTGGTGGTAGTGTTGCTTTTGTAGGAGCTATGCTTATTGTCACAGCTATTTTACTTTGGTTGGCAGATAAAGCCAAAAACACAGGCAAACCAGTTTCTTTTAAAGATTCATTAATAATAGGCGTTTCTCAAGCAATTGCTATGCTTCCGGGTATTTCTAGAAGTGGTGCTACAATTTCAACTTCAGTTTTATTAGGAAATGACAAAAGCAAAGCAGCTCGTTTCTCTTTTTTAATGGTTGTACCTTTAATATTTGGAAAAATTGCCAAAGATATATTGAGTGGAGATCTTTCTGCCGAAAGCACCAATTTATCAACCTTAGGCTTAGGGTTTATTTCAGCATTTATTTGTGGGCTTATTGCTTGTACTTGGATGATTTCATTGGTAAAGAAAAGTAAACTTCGTTATTTTTCTGTGTATTGTATAATTGTTGGGTTAATAGCCATTAGTGTAAGTTTTATATAA
- a CDS encoding DUF3098 domain-containing protein, translating to MGEQKRREEAQKRYFIFERKNYQFMLIGVAFIALGFILMAGGGSEDPNVFNPEIYSWRRIRLAPALILIGFGIEVYAILLNPHKKK from the coding sequence ATGGGAGAACAAAAGAGAAGAGAAGAAGCCCAAAAACGATATTTTATATTTGAGCGTAAAAATTATCAATTTATGTTAATTGGGGTTGCTTTTATTGCACTAGGTTTTATACTAATGGCCGGCGGCGGAAGTGAAGACCCAAATGTATTTAACCCTGAAATTTACAGCTGGCGACGTATTCGTTTGGCACCGGCATTAATCCTTATTGGTTTTGGTATAGAAGTATATGCCATTTTATTAAATCCTCACAAGAAAAAATAA
- a CDS encoding DUF423 domain-containing protein: MRDYNKNIVVTASVLTAITIAIGAFGAHGLKQLVDAEAVATFETGVRYQMYHCLALLIIGFARPIPQTTQKWVFRFFIFGIVFFSGSIYLLALKQIIPFSVSFLGPITPIGGLLFIVGWLRLGYGLFSLK; this comes from the coding sequence ATGCGCGATTACAATAAAAATATAGTGGTTACGGCTTCAGTTTTAACAGCAATTACTATTGCAATTGGAGCTTTTGGTGCTCATGGATTAAAACAATTGGTTGATGCCGAAGCTGTTGCTACTTTTGAAACAGGTGTGCGGTATCAAATGTATCATTGTCTGGCACTATTGATCATAGGTTTTGCAAGGCCAATCCCTCAAACTACTCAAAAGTGGGTGTTTCGGTTTTTTATTTTTGGGATTGTTTTCTTCTCAGGTTCAATTTACCTATTGGCTTTAAAACAAATTATTCCTTTCTCCGTTTCATTTTTAGGGCCTATTACGCCTATAGGAGGATTGTTGTTTATAGTAGGTTGGTTACGACTGGGGTATGGTCTCTTTTCGTTAAAGTAA
- a CDS encoding uroporphyrinogen-III synthase, with protein sequence MKVKTILVSQPEPKVENSPYFDLIDRQKVKIDFRPFIHVEGVPSKEVRAQKVDLSKYTAIILTSRNAVDHFFRIAEEMRFKVPDSMKYFCQSEAVAYYLQKYVVYRKRKIYVGKRTFQELTPLIKKYKNETFLLPSSDKLKPIVPEILDDLGVKWKQATFYRTVVSDLSDLRDVYYDILVFFSPSGIVSLLENFPDFEQKNTRIAVFGNTTVKAVTDNGLRVDIQAPTPETPSMTMALEKYIKEVNKK encoded by the coding sequence ATGAAAGTGAAAACTATTTTAGTTTCGCAACCTGAACCTAAGGTTGAAAACTCCCCCTATTTTGATCTTATTGATAGACAAAAAGTAAAAATAGATTTCAGGCCTTTTATTCACGTTGAAGGAGTTCCCAGTAAAGAAGTAAGAGCTCAAAAAGTTGATTTATCAAAGTACACAGCAATCATTTTAACCAGCAGAAATGCAGTAGATCATTTTTTCAGAATTGCCGAAGAAATGCGCTTTAAGGTGCCAGATTCTATGAAGTATTTTTGCCAAAGTGAAGCAGTTGCTTATTACTTACAAAAATATGTCGTGTATCGTAAACGAAAAATTTATGTAGGTAAACGTACATTTCAAGAGTTAACCCCACTCATTAAAAAATACAAGAACGAAACCTTTTTACTTCCGTCTTCAGACAAGTTAAAGCCTATCGTTCCTGAAATTTTAGATGATTTGGGTGTAAAATGGAAACAAGCCACTTTCTACAGAACAGTGGTAAGCGACCTTTCTGACCTTAGAGATGTGTATTATGACATTCTTGTATTCTTTAGCCCAAGCGGGATTGTTTCTTTACTAGAAAACTTTCCAGATTTTGAGCAAAAAAACACTCGAATTGCTGTCTTTGGAAACACAACTGTTAAAGCTGTAACCGACAACGGTCTTAGAGTAGACATTCAAGCGCCAACTCCAGAAACACCTTCTATGACAATGGCACTTGAAAAGTACATTAAAGAAGTAAACAAAAAGTAA
- a CDS encoding zinc metallopeptidase, protein MIGYYIIAGIIFLVSMYVSNKLKSKFKKYSQIHLQNGMSGKEIAEKMLADNGITDVQVISTPGQLTDHYHPGKKTVNLSEPVYMQRNAAAAAVAAHECGHAIQHARAYSWLKFRSAIVPAVSVASKLSNFVIMAGLVLTFATSMTGLGNTLFLVGIILFATTTAFAFITLPVEFDASKRALAWLENENMLTQQEHDGAKDALKWAARTYVVAALGSLATLLYFISMFLGGRD, encoded by the coding sequence ATGATAGGATATTATATAATTGCAGGAATTATCTTTTTGGTGAGTATGTATGTGAGCAACAAACTGAAAAGTAAGTTTAAAAAGTATTCACAAATACATTTACAAAACGGGATGAGCGGTAAGGAAATTGCCGAAAAAATGCTCGCCGATAATGGTATAACAGATGTTCAGGTAATCTCAACACCCGGACAATTAACAGACCATTATCACCCGGGAAAGAAAACCGTTAACTTGAGTGAACCGGTTTATATGCAACGTAATGCTGCAGCTGCAGCCGTTGCAGCTCACGAATGTGGTCACGCTATTCAACACGCCAGAGCGTACAGTTGGTTAAAATTTAGATCTGCTATTGTACCAGCAGTAAGTGTTGCCAGTAAGTTGTCAAACTTTGTGATTATGGCAGGTTTGGTATTAACTTTTGCTACTTCCATGACAGGTTTAGGAAACACGCTTTTCTTGGTAGGGATCATTTTATTTGCCACAACTACAGCTTTTGCATTTATTACATTACCGGTAGAGTTTGATGCGAGTAAGCGTGCTTTGGCGTGGTTAGAAAATGAAAATATGCTTACGCAACAAGAACACGATGGTGCTAAAGATGCTTTAAAATGGGCAGCTAGAACGTATGTAGTTGCTGCTTTAGGTTCTTTGGCTACGTTGTTATACTTTATAAGTATGTTTTTAGGCGGAAGAGATTAA